ttgtgcaaattggtaattggcacaaggatacttgagccgtgtaattggggtattagtttgattcacaatgttcagaattttgtgtatttggtgttggaaacgtcgctatttcaaatgaaagctacggatcctgaacaactttttttcgtattaaattttttttgcatattttgttttgttttgagggttgttaatttgctattcaaaattgaaaaaataaactacgtgtttttatgttgcgtatttgccattacgtagcaaatgcatagcggTATAATTTTAtggcgttttgtgtaaaactACTACACTCCCCTATTGCATGCTtcaacaattttgattttttttttttattgagttTGAAATAGATGGCAAGGAGCAGTGCTCCAACACAGCCAGGTTATCCCTCCTTTTTCGTGATAAATCCAGTATCCCGTTATGGGTAAAAGTTCCGTTCGTATATAAAACACATTTGATTTTGATGGCGTCACGCCAGGTTTTCCCATCAgtttatgtacgtatgtatgtataatattaaGGTTAGGTTTTTTcttggcaccacgccatttttCCAATCTCACTGATTCGGGTAAAAGTCCCGTTCGTATATAAAACCGTTTGATTTTTATGGCGTCACGCCAGGTTTTCCGttagtttatgtatgtatgtatgtataattttgaGGTTAGGTTTTtaattggcaccacgccatttttTAATGTCACTGATTCCTATTAGGAGTGCATAAAACCACCCTAACTCCATGTCAGGGAGGCACTGCATCTCCTAACaccgccaaaacgcccgagggaAACAAAGtagccaaccttgaggcctattttaTATTTTCCACTCAACGCAAAAAAGCCCGAAAATTGACGTTGAGTTGAGGATGACACTGCACGTCCACTCGAGCGAAAAGACAAGAACGGAATGCGCAATTCTGATTTAagtgataaaataaaaattataaaatatttttgttggaagtcAAGCTGAAGTATTTCTTGAAAGCAATAACTTTACAGATGTACGACGACTcgcggtaaaaaaaaaaatttagattatatatatatatatatatattgaactcttaaagcaaatgcaaaaacgctttaatttttctagatgtgatatatgtatgtataatttgtatGTACAATTACTCCCAACAAGGTATTAGCAGTAACCGAAACTTCTATAATAccgttaataaataactttttgtACTTGATAAAGAGCGATCAAGATACCATAGTTACACAATGGAAGCTTTTAAGACTGTTAAATTGTGATTTTAAGCCTGATATAGACGTTTTAGCTTTTTGGGAAAAGGTAAGCTTTTATAGAAATGGTATGAACgaaaaatgctttgaagaattGCTTGGTTTTGTATATGATTTACTGAGTCTGCCACATAGTTCGGCGGCCGCAGAGCGAAAACTTTTTGAATTGTTtcttattaaaacaaaattacgCAATAAATTGGAGTTTATTTCAATCAACCACATAATGTTAGCCAAACAACTTTGTACGCAAAACCCAGGTCCTCATTACGTTTGTTCGGTGAAAGACATAGGCTGGTCctagaaaagttatacaatgaactatataaaactgtttttattgtacgttttttcgatgtagcccagaatatattataaacatatatgccttaagtttttaaatatatacacatacatacatatgtgtataagactgaaaaatatgcccatatgtgataaaatgtatttaattatcatCATCAATAATTATCACCAATTTTAATTGAAGCCCTTTTTGTTTGTAACGTCGTgttgttttgtactttttaagTTGGTGATTAttaaattgtttgtataccactaaatgaaaacaaattttagtcCTTTTTTCcgacgaattttggtcccaaatgaatacaggctgtggcaaccgtggtcatatcgtccgatatcactcctttcgccaggaGCAAAGACAGTCGAAGTCGTTCTGCTCCCCTATTTCACCGCAAATCTGCGACTTCCTCGCCAAGCGAAACTTGACATCTTCCCCGATCAAATCATCGGCGGCCTTATTTATAACATacagcaaaaaaagaaaaaatttttcggAGTGTATTTTAAAAATGATACGTAAACCgggttgtcatatattgtttgaCTGCACAGCTGTTACGTTTATAACCTCATTCAAAACAGctgattaaaactttttaaattatttaatatgaaTTCGGCAAGTTTTTTTAGTATTTCTCAATTTTTGGCTCGAAATTTTCAATTGTTAAAATTGCATCAAAACTACAAAGTACAAACATTGAATGGACTTCATTTTCGAATCCGTTCTGTTGACAATGAAGAAAATccgattaaatttaaaaatataatagatAGATTCTCTGAATCAAAGGAGAATGAAGGACAACACAAGGAACACAACTGGTACGGCTATTTGGCGCCAGCAGAGATTGGAATTCTAACTAGTGGAGCCTTTTCGTTCGGATTTTTCGGCAAATCTCAAAGTGAAGAGGAATCGCCAGAAGATAAACTAATTACCACCATAAAGAGATCAGTATTATGCATACAACGGCAAGAATTCGATAAAGCAGAACGAATGTTGCACTTGGCGTTGCGAATGGCACAAGATTTACGAAGCAAAGAAGGCATTACATATATCTACGATGTCATGGCGAATCTCGCAATGGAAAGAGAACAGTACAAAAAGGCAGAGAAACTTTTTGCTGAAGTTATGAGCCGACTGTTCAGTGACGGTTATACAGAGGACAGTCCAAAGGTAATAATCTACATATCGCCTCGAGTTGCATATTTAATTAAGCTGTATTTTTAGCACATtaatgaaaattattaaaattaccCTTACAGGTAATGCATATCAGCACCAAACTAGCCCATATTGCTCAGCTTCAAGGTGACTTAGATAAAGCAATGCAGGGATTTACTTGGACGTTAAAACGCATTGAAGAGCAtgtgaaaaaaatgccaaatgATAAAGATATACAAGAATTATTAGGACTGACAAAGAATTGGTAtgatatgcaaatttttttttttaaatttatgtaattataattttttatttttttggccaTACTTACATATTTCTTCGCATAATCAGGTTCGGCCAGTTGCAAATGAAGATGGGAAAGTATGCTGACGCTAAAAAGTCTTTTCAGGAGGCTTACGATTGTCTTGTTGAAGTCTATGGGCGAGTCAATGAAGAAGCTGTAACTATACTAAATAATCTAAGTGTTGCGTGTGTCAATGTAAGTTGTGTTAGTTTAAGTTCGCCGTTTTCTTGTTTATTCACATATACGTAGGTAAACATTTTGACGCTAGATATTATAGCTTTAAAGCTTCCGCGACCCCATCATGCGAGGGGACCCCTGTCGGGTGGGGAGGTAAAGCCTAGATTGTTAAATGTGACACattaatcgttcacgagatggtcgggctagtaccatgttgttgttgttgttgttgttgtagcgataaggttgctccccgaaggctttggggagtgttatcgatgtgatggtcctttgccggatacaaatccggtacgctccggtaccacagcaccattaaggtgctagcccgaccatctcgggaacgatttatgtggccacattaaaccttcaggccattccctccctccctacccccaagttccatgaggagcttggggtcgccagagcctcgtttgttagtgaaacaggattcgccgcggacaggtgaggttgacaattgggtttggagaagctatatattgcgctggcaacctaaaaggttgcgctacacagccctttgaatctggtattttagtcgcctcttacgacaggcatacctaccgcgggtatattctgatcccctaacccgctggggtggctAGTACcataatagtgcttgttaccgaaacgtgccggatctacatccggcaaagggcatcaacatcgatagtggttgttgttgtagcgataaggacactcccagaatgctttgaggagtgttatcgatgttgatggtcctttgccggatgcagatcaggtaggttccggtaacaatcaccatgaaggtaccagcccgaccatctcaggaacgatttggtatggtcgcatgaaaccttctaggccataacgccctcccgcCCCCTAGATCCAGCACGAGTTCGGGGTCGCtacagcctcggctgttaatgaaacaggattcgccacgggtaggcgaggttgataattgggttggagaagctatatattgcgctgtcaaccccttgaatcaatttgctatttaagtcggctcttacgacaggcattcctaccgccggtatattcta
The DNA window shown above is from Eurosta solidaginis isolate ZX-2024a chromosome 2, ASM4086904v1, whole genome shotgun sequence and carries:
- the Ttc19 gene encoding tetratricopeptide repeat protein 19 homolog, mitochondrial — encoded protein: MNSASFFSISQFLARNFQLLKLHQNYKVQTLNGLHFRIRSVDNEENPIKFKNIIDRFSESKENEGQHKEHNWYGYLAPAEIGILTSGAFSFGFFGKSQSEEESPEDKLITTIKRSVLCIQRQEFDKAERMLHLALRMAQDLRSKEGITYIYDVMANLAMEREQYKKAEKLFAEVMSRLFSDGYTEDSPKVMHISTKLAHIAQLQGDLDKAMQGFTWTLKRIEEHVKKMPNDKDIQELLGLTKNWFGQLQMKMGKYADAKKSFQEAYDCLVEVYGRVNEEAVTILNNLSVACVNLDEYELAKKYLMIALELVQELKDSTQEGILQANLGLIYLREGLIVKAKEACSLAWRIGKNSKNLDAIEQAEYCLNEIKTFAQ